One Actinosynnema pretiosum DNA segment encodes these proteins:
- a CDS encoding amidohydrolase family protein encodes MLALRGIVLPEREERVVRVDGGRVRFGEVPGCEVVADGVWLAPGLVDLHAHPGVVGRAEGFDVGLFREQMAAHRDAGVLLVRAPGLPEGPGDEPELPRFLGSGRWLATPGRFFAGAGRRVDESGLARAAVEEALGFSGWCKVIGDWLPGVPAVPLDVLTGVVEAVHEVGGRVAVHCQSAEGSRNAVLAGADSLEHGMFLDPDLLPVMAERGTALVPTFSGFARTIAELEGGPRGELRDWLVAGWESLRAIVPLAHRAGVRVLAGTDSELHGAVAGEVEWLWRAGLPGDAAVGAASWAAREWLGAPGLVDGAPADLVAFDRDPTEDPSALREPRRIVLRGRLVR; translated from the coding sequence GTGCTGGCGTTGCGGGGGATCGTGCTGCCGGAGCGCGAGGAGCGGGTGGTGCGCGTCGACGGGGGGCGGGTGCGGTTCGGGGAGGTGCCGGGGTGCGAGGTGGTCGCCGACGGGGTGTGGTTGGCGCCCGGTCTGGTCGACCTGCACGCCCACCCCGGTGTGGTGGGGCGCGCCGAGGGGTTCGACGTCGGGCTGTTCCGCGAGCAGATGGCGGCGCACCGGGACGCCGGGGTGCTGCTGGTGCGCGCTCCCGGCCTGCCCGAGGGGCCCGGTGACGAGCCGGAACTGCCCCGGTTCCTCGGTAGCGGGCGCTGGTTGGCCACGCCTGGCCGGTTCTTCGCCGGTGCGGGCAGGCGGGTGGACGAGAGCGGGTTGGCTCGGGCCGCCGTGGAGGAGGCGCTGGGGTTCTCGGGGTGGTGCAAGGTGATCGGCGACTGGTTGCCGGGCGTGCCCGCCGTGCCGCTCGACGTGCTCACCGGGGTCGTGGAGGCGGTGCACGAGGTCGGCGGGCGGGTCGCGGTGCACTGCCAGAGCGCCGAGGGCAGCCGCAACGCCGTGCTGGCCGGTGCGGACAGCCTGGAGCACGGCATGTTCCTCGACCCCGACCTGCTGCCCGTCATGGCCGAGCGGGGAACGGCGCTGGTGCCCACGTTCAGCGGGTTCGCCAGGACCATCGCGGAGCTGGAGGGCGGGCCGCGCGGGGAGCTCCGGGACTGGCTGGTCGCCGGGTGGGAGAGCCTGCGCGCGATCGTGCCGCTGGCGCACCGGGCCGGGGTGCGGGTGCTCGCGGGCACGGACAGCGAGCTGCACGGGGCGGTCGCCGGTGAGGTCGAGTGGTTGTGGCGGGCCGGGCTGCCCGGTGACGCGGCGGTGGGCGCGGCGTCGTGGGCGGCCCGCGAGTGGTTGGGGGCGCCGGGGCTCGTGGACGGCGCGCCCGCCGACCTGGTGGCCTTCGACCGGGACCCGACCGAGGACCCGAGCGCGCTGCGCGAGCCCCGGCGGATCGTGCTGCGGGGGCGGCTGGTGCGGTGA
- a CDS encoding cellulase family glycosylhydrolase, with product MTASRSRTPRAARWWVGLGVLTAVATLVGASFSAPRPASAEATATADAAGCKVDYTVTSQWQNGFSGDVRITNLGDAVNGWTLTWAFPNGQAVSQAWNANVTSSGATATATNVSYNAAIPTNGSVQFGFTGSWSGTNGVPTSFTLNGTACTGGVAPTTTTTPVTTTTPVTTTTPNQPPGDAMATVAAMQPGWNLGNSLDATGADETSWGNPRITEALLDNVRSQGFNSIRIPVTWGQHQGSGPSYTIEPAYLSRVKEVVGWALADGFYVLLNVHHDSWQWINTMPSDRTNVLARYNATWTQLASAFKDSSSKLLLESVNEPQFTGSSGDAQNAQLLGELNTSFHRIVRASGGGNATRLLVLPTLHTSADQARIDELNTTLTALNDRNIAATVHYYGYWPFSVNVAGGTRFDATAQKDLTDYLDRAYNSFVARGIPVILGEYGLLGFDRHTGTIEQGEKLKFFELFGHYAKQRKITTMLWDNGQHLGRTSFQWSDPELIAQIKSSWTTRSGTASTDQVFSAKASAITAKTIALNLNGTTFSGLRNGSAELVRGTDYTVSGDQLTLSAALITRLSGARAYGVNATLSARFSAGVPWRIDLITYDTPVLQNATGATSAFSIPTNFRGDRLATMEAKYADGSNAGPQNWTSFKEYDHTFAPDYAAGATLLKPELFAEVNAGQRVTLTFHYWSGATLTYYVTKNGTSVTGTTS from the coding sequence ATGACCGCTTCACGCAGCAGAACACCACGAGCCGCGAGGTGGTGGGTCGGGCTCGGGGTGCTCACCGCCGTCGCCACCCTCGTCGGCGCGAGCTTCTCCGCCCCGCGCCCCGCCTCCGCCGAGGCCACCGCCACCGCCGACGCCGCGGGCTGCAAGGTCGACTACACCGTCACCAGCCAGTGGCAGAACGGCTTCTCCGGCGACGTGCGCATCACCAACCTCGGTGACGCCGTCAACGGCTGGACCCTGACCTGGGCCTTCCCGAACGGCCAGGCCGTCTCCCAGGCGTGGAACGCGAACGTCACCTCCTCCGGCGCGACCGCCACCGCCACCAACGTCTCCTACAACGCCGCGATCCCCACGAACGGCTCCGTCCAGTTCGGGTTCACCGGCTCCTGGAGCGGCACGAACGGCGTCCCGACCTCCTTCACCCTCAACGGGACCGCGTGCACCGGCGGCGTCGCGCCGACCACCACGACCACGCCCGTCACCACGACCACGCCCGTCACCACGACCACCCCGAACCAGCCGCCCGGCGACGCCATGGCCACCGTCGCGGCCATGCAGCCCGGCTGGAACCTCGGCAACTCGCTCGACGCCACCGGCGCCGACGAGACCTCGTGGGGCAACCCGCGCATCACCGAGGCGCTGCTGGACAACGTGCGCTCGCAGGGCTTCAACAGCATCCGCATCCCCGTCACCTGGGGCCAGCACCAGGGCTCCGGCCCGAGCTACACCATCGAGCCCGCGTACCTGAGCCGCGTCAAGGAGGTCGTCGGCTGGGCCCTCGCCGACGGCTTCTACGTGCTGCTCAATGTCCACCACGACTCGTGGCAGTGGATCAACACCATGCCGAGCGACCGCACCAACGTGCTCGCCCGCTACAACGCCACGTGGACGCAGCTCGCCTCGGCGTTCAAGGACTCCTCGTCGAAGCTGCTGCTGGAGAGCGTCAACGAGCCGCAGTTCACCGGCAGCTCCGGCGACGCCCAGAACGCGCAGCTGCTGGGCGAGCTCAACACCTCGTTCCACCGCATCGTCCGCGCCTCCGGCGGCGGCAACGCCACCCGCCTCCTGGTCCTGCCCACCCTGCACACCTCGGCCGACCAGGCGCGCATCGACGAGCTGAACACCACGCTCACCGCGCTCAACGACCGCAACATCGCCGCGACCGTCCACTACTACGGCTACTGGCCGTTCAGCGTGAACGTCGCGGGCGGCACCAGGTTCGACGCCACCGCCCAGAAGGACCTCACCGACTACCTGGACCGCGCCTACAACTCGTTCGTCGCGCGCGGCATCCCGGTGATCCTCGGCGAGTACGGCCTGCTCGGCTTCGACCGGCACACCGGCACGATCGAGCAGGGCGAGAAGCTGAAGTTCTTCGAGCTGTTCGGCCACTACGCCAAGCAGCGCAAGATCACCACCATGCTGTGGGACAACGGCCAGCACCTCGGCCGCACCTCGTTCCAGTGGAGCGACCCCGAGCTGATCGCCCAGATCAAGTCGAGCTGGACCACCCGCTCCGGCACCGCCTCCACCGACCAGGTGTTCAGCGCCAAGGCGTCCGCGATCACCGCGAAGACGATCGCGCTGAACCTGAACGGGACCACGTTCTCGGGGCTGCGCAACGGTTCCGCGGAGCTGGTGCGCGGCACCGACTACACCGTCTCCGGCGACCAGCTCACCCTGTCCGCGGCGCTGATCACCCGGTTGTCCGGCGCGCGCGCCTACGGCGTCAACGCCACCCTGTCCGCCCGGTTCTCCGCGGGCGTGCCGTGGCGGATCGACCTGATCACCTACGACACCCCGGTGCTGCAGAACGCCACCGGCGCCACCAGCGCCTTCTCGATCCCCACGAACTTCCGGGGCGACCGGCTGGCCACGATGGAGGCCAAGTACGCGGACGGCTCCAACGCCGGACCGCAGAACTGGACCTCCTTCAAGGAGTACGACCACACCTTCGCCCCGGACTACGCGGCGGGCGCCACGCTGCTCAAGCCGGAGCTCTTCGCCGAGGTCAACGCGGGCCAGCGGGTCACCCTGACGTTCCACTACTGGAGCGGGGCGACGCTGACCTACTACGTCACCAAGAACGGCACGTCGGTCACCGGCACCACGTCCTGA
- a CDS encoding LysR family transcriptional regulator — MDGHRVDAHRLALLAEVVRAGSIAAAAGRLSFTASAVSQQIAALERELGGRVLDRHPRGVTPTPLGAAMLGHAEAVAGELRAAEATARALLGGAPGQVTIGTFSTAGTTLLPPVLAAFRRDHPEVGLRLLDVEPPQGYDLVVTREVDLLVTHRYPGSALPPARGLARVLLRRERFRLVLPVGHRLAGGRPSLGELAGEEWISGSPGTHNRICLEHLADERGLALRVAYETGDYQAVLALVEAGLGVAFAPEGVLGRARVAVLDCADASPDREVHLVHPVRPAPLVADLVGRLRR, encoded by the coding sequence GTGGACGGTCATCGGGTCGACGCGCACCGGTTGGCGCTGTTGGCCGAAGTCGTGCGCGCCGGGTCGATCGCGGCTGCCGCCGGGCGGTTGTCGTTCACGGCGTCGGCGGTGTCCCAGCAGATCGCGGCGCTGGAGCGCGAGCTGGGTGGGCGGGTGCTGGACCGGCACCCGCGCGGGGTGACGCCGACGCCGCTGGGCGCGGCGATGCTCGGGCACGCGGAGGCGGTCGCGGGTGAGCTGCGGGCGGCCGAGGCGACGGCTCGGGCGCTGCTGGGCGGCGCGCCGGGGCAGGTGACGATCGGGACGTTCTCCACGGCGGGCACGACGCTGCTGCCGCCGGTGCTGGCCGCGTTCCGGCGCGACCACCCCGAGGTGGGGCTGCGGCTGCTCGACGTGGAGCCCCCGCAGGGGTACGACCTGGTGGTGACCCGCGAGGTGGACCTGCTGGTCACGCACCGCTACCCCGGCTCGGCGCTGCCACCCGCGCGGGGGTTGGCGCGGGTGCTGCTGCGGCGCGAGCGGTTCCGGCTGGTGCTGCCGGTCGGGCACCGGTTGGCGGGCGGGCGGCCGTCGTTGGGGGAGCTGGCCGGGGAGGAGTGGATCTCCGGGAGTCCGGGGACGCACAACCGGATCTGCCTGGAGCACCTGGCCGACGAGCGCGGGCTGGCGCTGCGGGTGGCGTACGAGACCGGGGACTACCAGGCGGTGCTGGCGCTGGTGGAGGCCGGGTTGGGGGTGGCGTTCGCGCCCGAGGGGGTGCTGGGGCGGGCGCGGGTGGCGGTGCTGGACTGCGCGGACGCCAGTCCGGACCGGGAGGTGCACCTGGTGCACCCGGTGCGGCCCGCGCCGCTGGTGGCGGACCTGGTGGGGCGGTTGCGGCGGTGA
- a CDS encoding threonine/serine dehydratase, with the protein MITRSEVDAAARRIGGRVRRTPVFQPLDGLWFKLEHLQRTGSFKARGAFNRLLSVGDVRGAEVVAASGGNAGLAVADAAAECGATARVFVPTTAPRVKVDRLRALGATVEQVGDRYAQAYEAATEYADRRGALLCHAYDQPEVCAGQGTLALELLEQTGGVDTVLVAVGGGGLIAGIAAALEGVAKVVAVEPRTAPTLHSALAAGEPVDVQVSGVAADSLGASRVGDIAFAVARRTGVESLLVDDQAIADARGLLWSEYRQALEPGGATAYAALLGGAYRPESGERVAVVLCGANTNPADLA; encoded by the coding sequence ATGATCACGAGGTCGGAGGTCGACGCCGCCGCGCGGCGGATCGGCGGTCGGGTGCGGCGCACCCCGGTGTTCCAGCCGCTGGACGGGCTGTGGTTCAAGCTGGAGCACCTCCAGCGCACCGGTTCGTTCAAGGCCAGGGGCGCGTTCAACCGCCTCCTGTCGGTGGGCGACGTGCGCGGCGCCGAGGTCGTGGCGGCCTCGGGCGGCAACGCCGGGCTGGCCGTCGCCGACGCGGCGGCCGAGTGCGGCGCGACCGCGCGGGTGTTCGTGCCGACCACCGCGCCGCGGGTCAAGGTGGACCGCCTGCGCGCCCTCGGCGCGACCGTCGAGCAGGTGGGCGACCGGTACGCCCAGGCCTACGAGGCGGCGACCGAGTACGCCGACCGCCGCGGCGCGCTGCTCTGCCACGCCTACGACCAGCCGGAGGTCTGCGCCGGTCAGGGCACCCTGGCGCTGGAGCTGCTGGAGCAGACCGGCGGCGTGGACACCGTGCTGGTCGCGGTCGGCGGCGGCGGGCTGATCGCCGGGATCGCGGCGGCGCTGGAGGGCGTGGCCAAGGTGGTCGCCGTCGAGCCGAGGACCGCCCCCACCCTGCACTCCGCGCTCGCCGCGGGCGAACCGGTGGACGTCCAGGTCTCCGGCGTCGCCGCCGACTCGCTCGGCGCCAGCCGGGTCGGCGACATCGCGTTCGCCGTGGCCCGCCGCACCGGCGTCGAGTCCCTGCTGGTCGACGACCAGGCCATCGCCGACGCCCGCGGGCTGCTGTGGTCCGAGTACCGCCAGGCACTCGAACCGGGCGGCGCCACCGCCTACGCCGCGCTGCTCGGCGGCGCCTACCGCCCCGAGTCCGGCGAGCGCGTCGCCGTGGTCCTGTGCGGCGCCAACACCAACCCGGCCGACCTGGCCTGA
- a CDS encoding helix-turn-helix transcriptional regulator encodes MTSSPSLQLADFLRARRGRVRPDELGLEPGGRRRVSGLRREELAVLAGVSTDYYQRIEQGRGVKPSDEVLDALARALRLTDDETRHLRTLGRAARRPSAPPPRRVERVPESTRRLVDLLPAPAMVLGRHLDVLAHNAVANLLFGGMDDVLPGERNMLRALFLHPDAQRVCPDWEESASEYIGMLRAAAAEDPDHPRARELVGELSLLSPEFRRMWARHDVREKVKGVKWFARTPVGALRLDWDAYPLPGCPGPVLVVYTAAAGSVDAERVAALRELVGAR; translated from the coding sequence ATGACCTCCTCGCCGTCCCTCCAGCTCGCCGACTTCCTGCGCGCCCGGCGTGGGCGGGTGCGCCCCGACGAGCTGGGGCTCGAACCCGGCGGGCGGCGGCGGGTGAGCGGGCTGCGGCGGGAGGAGCTGGCGGTGCTGGCCGGGGTGAGCACCGACTACTACCAGCGGATCGAGCAGGGGCGCGGGGTCAAGCCGTCCGACGAGGTGCTGGACGCGCTCGCGCGGGCGCTGCGGCTGACCGACGACGAGACCCGGCACCTGCGCACCCTCGGCAGGGCCGCGCGCAGGCCCTCCGCTCCCCCGCCGCGGCGGGTGGAGCGGGTGCCGGAGAGCACCCGGCGGCTGGTGGACCTGCTGCCCGCGCCCGCGATGGTGCTCGGGCGGCACCTGGACGTGCTGGCGCACAACGCGGTGGCGAACCTGCTGTTCGGCGGGATGGACGACGTGCTGCCGGGTGAGCGGAACATGCTGCGGGCGCTGTTCCTGCACCCCGACGCGCAGCGGGTGTGCCCGGACTGGGAGGAGTCGGCGAGCGAGTACATCGGGATGCTGCGCGCGGCGGCGGCCGAGGACCCGGACCACCCCCGCGCTCGGGAGCTCGTCGGGGAGCTGAGCCTGCTCAGCCCGGAGTTCCGGCGGATGTGGGCGCGGCACGACGTGCGGGAGAAGGTCAAGGGGGTCAAGTGGTTCGCGCGCACGCCGGTGGGGGCGCTGCGGTTGGACTGGGACGCGTACCCGCTTCCGGGGTGCCCCGGTCCGGTGCTGGTGGTGTACACGGCAGCGGCCGGGTCGGTGGACGCGGAGCGGGTGGCGGCGCTGCGGGAGCTGGTGGGCGCGCGGTGA
- a CDS encoding aldehyde dehydrogenase family protein, which translates to MTTRPRPALLDADVQGFFVDGAQVAPRSPDVFATVDPTTEQVLTHLGVATPEEVDGAVRAARTAFETWSDTPAARRAGVLLQIADVVEAHREELATLDALDMGVPVAGARMMVDHAVQVYRHYAGWPTKLTGHTAPGGAPGQLLYTLRQPIGVVASIVAWNGPVLQTSWKLAPALAAGNTMVLKPSEHSSLSALRLAQLLASTDLPPGAVNVVTGTGAVTGQALVSHPGVDKVSFTGSGPVGKGIVRTGADTLKRVTLELGGKSPVIVLPDADLEAAAAGAAAGFCLGTGQACVAGTRIFVHDSVREEFGAHLSDALGRFTPGDPFEESTTMGPLAFRAHLDRVTGYFAVAEEEGARITRGGGRLDRTGYFVAPTLVEGVRNDMRIAREEVFGPVAALLGYTDPEDALRQANDTTYGLSASVWTRDLSTAHRFASRLQAGTVWVNTWGGIEPGPVPFGGFKQSGLGREHGPDALLAYTEEKTVSIQL; encoded by the coding sequence GTGACCACCCGACCCCGCCCCGCCCTGCTGGACGCCGACGTCCAGGGCTTCTTCGTCGACGGCGCCCAGGTGGCGCCCCGCTCGCCCGACGTGTTCGCCACCGTCGACCCGACCACCGAGCAGGTCCTCACGCACCTCGGCGTCGCCACCCCCGAGGAGGTCGACGGGGCCGTCCGGGCGGCGCGGACGGCGTTCGAGACCTGGTCCGACACCCCCGCCGCGCGGCGCGCCGGGGTGCTCCTGCAGATCGCCGACGTGGTGGAGGCGCACCGCGAGGAGCTGGCGACCCTGGACGCGCTGGACATGGGCGTGCCGGTCGCGGGCGCCCGCATGATGGTCGACCACGCCGTGCAGGTGTACCGCCACTACGCGGGCTGGCCGACCAAGCTCACCGGCCACACCGCGCCCGGCGGGGCGCCCGGCCAGCTGCTGTACACGCTGCGCCAGCCGATCGGCGTGGTCGCGTCGATCGTGGCGTGGAACGGCCCGGTGCTCCAGACCTCGTGGAAGCTCGCGCCCGCGCTCGCGGCGGGCAACACCATGGTGCTCAAGCCGTCCGAGCACAGCTCGCTCAGCGCCCTGCGCCTGGCCCAGCTGCTGGCGTCCACCGACCTGCCGCCCGGCGCCGTCAACGTGGTGACCGGCACCGGCGCGGTCACCGGCCAGGCGCTGGTGTCGCACCCCGGCGTGGACAAGGTCTCGTTCACCGGTTCGGGCCCGGTCGGCAAGGGCATCGTGCGCACGGGCGCGGACACGCTCAAGCGGGTCACCCTGGAGCTGGGCGGCAAGTCCCCGGTGATCGTGCTGCCGGACGCGGACCTGGAGGCCGCGGCGGCGGGCGCGGCGGCCGGGTTCTGCCTCGGCACGGGGCAGGCGTGCGTGGCGGGGACGCGGATCTTCGTGCACGACAGCGTCCGCGAGGAGTTCGGCGCGCACCTGTCGGACGCGCTGGGCCGGTTCACGCCCGGCGACCCGTTCGAGGAGAGCACGACCATGGGCCCGCTGGCGTTCCGCGCGCACCTGGACCGGGTGACCGGCTACTTCGCGGTGGCGGAGGAGGAGGGCGCGCGGATCACCAGGGGCGGCGGGCGCCTGGACCGCACGGGCTACTTCGTGGCGCCCACGCTGGTCGAGGGCGTGCGCAACGACATGCGCATCGCCCGCGAGGAGGTCTTCGGCCCGGTGGCGGCCCTGCTCGGCTACACCGACCCGGAGGACGCCCTGAGGCAGGCGAACGACACCACCTACGGCCTGTCCGCGTCGGTGTGGACGAGGGACCTGTCCACGGCCCACCGCTTCGCGTCGCGGCTCCAGGCGGGCACGGTGTGGGTGAACACGTGGGGCGGCATCGAACCGGGCCCGGTCCCGTTCGGCGGGTTCAAGCAGTCCGGCCTGGGCCGCGAGCACGGCCCGGACGCGCTGCTGGCCTACACGGAGGAGAAGACGGTGTCGATCCAGCTGTAG
- a CDS encoding sigma factor-like helix-turn-helix DNA-binding protein has product MEGTHRPPSSPCAAADPRPNPGDPDAVITSVRPLAVRYCRARIGRRGSSFASADHVAGQVCLAVLAALPAHRDRPLLALVHRIASREVAPHVPAGEETPAPQGEPTERMAALLRVLPERQREIVVLRVAVGLSVEETATAVGSTPGAVRLAQHQALALLREGLGAAPLR; this is encoded by the coding sequence ATGGAGGGGACACACCGTCCACCGAGCAGCCCGTGCGCCGCCGCCGATCCCCGGCCCAACCCAGGCGATCCGGACGCGGTCATCACCTCCGTCCGCCCCCTGGCCGTGCGGTACTGCCGGGCCAGGATCGGCAGGCGCGGCTCGTCGTTCGCCTCGGCCGACCACGTCGCCGGGCAGGTGTGCCTGGCCGTGCTCGCGGCCCTGCCCGCCCACCGGGACCGCCCGCTGCTGGCCCTCGTGCACCGCATCGCCTCCCGCGAGGTCGCGCCGCACGTCCCGGCCGGGGAGGAAACCCCCGCGCCGCAAGGGGAACCGACCGAGCGGATGGCCGCGCTGCTGCGCGTGCTGCCCGAGCGCCAGCGCGAGATCGTCGTGCTGCGCGTCGCGGTCGGCCTGTCCGTCGAGGAGACCGCGACCGCCGTCGGCTCCACACCGGGAGCCGTCAGGCTGGCCCAGCACCAGGCGCTCGCCCTGCTCCGCGAGGGGCTCGGCGCCGCGCCCCTGAGGTGA
- a CDS encoding MMPL family transporter, translating to MARLLYRLGVGSHRRRLAVVLLWLVVLLGTGAGALTLSGTTANSFSIPGQESTTALDKISEEFGSSGGATARVVVKAPDGQTLTTPENAQLIAGLVQKLSELDGVASASNPLDPQAPAVNQQMDTAYSTVTYSAKVGDITQEQKDALFKAVEDGRTGGLTVEAAGEATQSPPHIGGVAEALGVIIALVILAVTYGSLVTAGMNLLTASVGVGIGALGVMIATGFMDLQSTTPVLASMLGLAVGIDYALFIINRYRQELRHGREVGEAIGIAVGTAGSAVVTAGITVVIALAGLAVAGIPFLTQMGVAAAATIVVAVLIAITLVPAVLSFLGLKALPRKQREAVQRGEVGEAEEHHERGFFRGWINGVTKQRVAALLLAVIGLGLVSVPAASMTTTLVPRPVADSTQERAEKILADGFGAGFNGPLIVLFEGGNPAQAAAAAVAGVQGLDDVAMVAPPIPDADGTAAMLTVIPKSGPASQETEKLVEDLRAQLADVEGSTTYVTGSTAVSVDVAVTLDKALPVYLVLVVGLALVLLVLVFRSILVPLVGVLGFLLTIGASLGATVAVFEWGWLADAVNLDGTGPLISLTPIIVIGILFGLAMDYQVFLVSRMHEAHAHGIAPRDAIRTGFRQAAPVVVAAALIMFSVFAGFVPSGDATMKSIAFALAIGIAVDAFVVRMVLVPAALALLGKAAWWLPSWLRWLPELDVEGAGLERDGKLEPEKPLADVAG from the coding sequence GCTCGGCACCGGCGCGGGCGCGCTGACCCTCTCGGGCACCACCGCCAACTCGTTCTCCATCCCCGGCCAGGAGTCCACGACCGCGCTGGACAAGATCTCCGAGGAGTTCGGCTCCAGCGGTGGCGCGACCGCGCGCGTCGTGGTCAAGGCCCCGGACGGCCAGACTCTGACCACGCCGGAGAACGCCCAGCTGATCGCGGGCCTGGTGCAGAAGCTGTCCGAACTGGACGGTGTGGCCTCGGCGAGCAACCCGCTCGACCCGCAGGCCCCGGCGGTGAACCAGCAGATGGACACCGCGTACAGCACGGTCACCTACAGCGCCAAGGTCGGTGACATCACCCAGGAGCAGAAGGACGCGCTGTTCAAGGCCGTCGAGGACGGCCGCACCGGTGGGCTGACCGTGGAGGCCGCCGGCGAGGCCACCCAGTCGCCGCCGCACATCGGCGGCGTCGCCGAGGCGCTCGGCGTGATCATCGCGCTGGTGATCCTGGCCGTCACGTACGGCTCGCTCGTCACGGCGGGCATGAACCTGCTGACCGCGAGCGTCGGCGTGGGCATCGGCGCGCTCGGCGTCATGATCGCCACCGGGTTCATGGACCTGCAGTCCACCACCCCGGTCCTGGCGTCCATGCTGGGCCTGGCCGTGGGCATCGACTACGCGCTGTTCATCATCAACCGCTACCGGCAGGAGCTGCGGCACGGGCGCGAGGTCGGCGAGGCCATCGGCATCGCCGTGGGCACCGCCGGGTCCGCCGTGGTCACCGCGGGCATCACCGTCGTGATCGCGCTCGCCGGCCTGGCCGTCGCGGGCATCCCGTTCCTGACCCAGATGGGCGTGGCCGCCGCCGCGACGATCGTGGTGGCGGTGCTGATCGCGATCACGCTCGTCCCGGCGGTGCTGAGCTTCCTGGGGCTGAAGGCGTTGCCGCGCAAGCAGCGCGAGGCCGTGCAGCGCGGTGAGGTCGGCGAGGCCGAGGAGCACCACGAGCGCGGGTTCTTCCGGGGCTGGATCAACGGCGTGACCAAGCAGCGGGTCGCCGCGCTGCTGCTGGCCGTGATCGGCCTCGGCCTGGTGTCGGTGCCCGCCGCGTCGATGACCACGACGCTGGTGCCGCGCCCGGTCGCCGACTCCACGCAGGAGCGCGCCGAGAAGATCCTGGCCGACGGGTTCGGCGCGGGCTTCAACGGGCCGCTGATCGTGCTGTTCGAGGGCGGGAACCCGGCGCAGGCCGCCGCTGCCGCCGTCGCGGGCGTCCAGGGGCTGGACGACGTCGCGATGGTGGCGCCGCCGATCCCCGACGCCGACGGCACGGCGGCGATGCTGACCGTGATCCCGAAGTCCGGGCCCGCCTCGCAGGAGACCGAGAAGCTCGTCGAGGACCTGCGGGCGCAGCTCGCGGACGTCGAGGGCAGCACGACCTACGTGACCGGGTCGACGGCGGTGAGCGTGGACGTGGCGGTGACGCTGGACAAGGCGCTGCCGGTGTACCTGGTGCTCGTGGTGGGCCTGGCGCTGGTGCTGCTGGTGCTGGTGTTCCGGTCGATCCTGGTTCCGCTGGTCGGCGTGCTGGGCTTCCTGCTCACGATCGGCGCGTCGCTGGGCGCGACGGTCGCGGTGTTCGAGTGGGGCTGGCTGGCGGACGCGGTCAACCTGGACGGCACCGGGCCGCTGATCAGCCTCACGCCGATCATCGTGATCGGCATCCTGTTCGGACTCGCGATGGACTACCAGGTGTTCCTGGTGTCGCGGATGCACGAGGCGCACGCGCACGGCATCGCGCCGCGCGACGCGATCCGCACCGGCTTCCGCCAGGCCGCGCCGGTGGTCGTGGCGGCTGCGCTGATCATGTTCTCGGTGTTCGCCGGGTTCGTGCCGTCGGGTGACGCGACGATGAAGTCGATCGCGTTCGCGCTGGCGATCGGGATCGCGGTGGACGCGTTCGTGGTGCGGATGGTGCTGGTCCCGGCGGCGCTGGCGCTGCTGGGGAAGGCGGCGTGGTGGCTGCCGTCGTGGCTGCGGTGGCTGCCGGAGCTGGACGTGGAGGGCGCCGGGCTGGAGCGGGACGGGAAGCTGGAGCCGGAGAAGCCGCTGGCCGACGTGGCGGGCTGA